The Solanum pennellii chromosome 11, SPENNV200 sequence AATCTCGTGTGCTTTGATGAAATCCAGATTCAATTAAGGTGTGTGTAAGCTTGATGTTCCACTGTCTTGATGCTTGTTTCAGGCCATAGAGTGACTTTAGCAATCTACATACTTGATTGTTTCCAGTCCTGTTGTTGTTCCTTCTACTAAAACCTTGAGGCAATGTCATATATACCTCTTCATACAAATCTCCTTGTAGAAAGGCATTGtacacatccatttgatgaatgtGCCAATGCTTAGCAGCTGCAATTGAAATAACAGACCTTACAGTAGTCATTTTGACTACTGGTGAGAATGTCTCTTGGTAATCAAATCCTTCCTTTTGATTATAGCCTTTAGCCACCAATCTTGCCTTGAATCTTTCCACACCACCATCTGAATTATACTTCACCTTATACACCCATCTACAGCCAATGGCTTTCTTGTTCTTTGGCAAGTCTACTAGTTCCCAAGTCTGGTTATCCTCTAGAGCTTTTATTTCACTATGCATTGCATCCACCCATCTAGCATCTTGTATGGCTTCTGCATAGGTAGCTGGTTCATTCTCAACTGAGAATTTTGAAACAAAACTTTGGTATTTGTTGGACAACCCAGAGTAGTCTAGCACTGAAGCTATTGAATACAGACATTTGTTGGTCCCATTTGTAGTAATGTAATCCTTATGCCAAATTGGAGGTTTAATGCTTCTAGCTGATTTTCTTAGTGGAGGATCATCCTGATGAGATGACATTTGTGGAGCAGCATTATCTGAACAAGAAGGAGGTATAGAGGATTGTGGCACTATAGTgatcaattcatcataattgaatAAGTCTGCACTGGATATAGTATTAGATGAAGATGtagtattgtctttgaaaggaAACACTGATTCAACAAAAACTACATCCCTATTAACAAAGAATGTTTTGCTCTccaaattgtataatttgtatcCCTTTTGTGTAGGTTCATACCCCATCAGGACAGACTTTAGGGCCCTAGGACTAAACTTGTCTTGTTTAGTAAGATTAGTAGCAAAACATAAGCAACCTATCACTCTTAAGTGATCAATTGAAGGAGGCTTATTGTATAGTTTCTCAAAAGATGACACACCATTCAAACTAGTAGAAGGTACTCTGTTGATCACATATACTGCAGCTTGAACACACAAACCCCAAAATCTATCTGGAAAACCAGCTTGAAACTTAATAGCTCTTGCTGTCTCTAGAATGTGTCTATGTTTTCTTTCCACTACACCATTCTGTTGAGGTGTATATGGACAAGAACTTTCATGGATAATACCATATAACTTGAAAAGCTCATTGCAATTGTAGTTGAAAAATTCAGAACCATTGTCTGACCTTATCTTCTGAATCCTTTTTCCAAACTGAGTTTCAACTTCTGTAAAGAAATGTTTTAACAAACTAACAACATCTGATTTCAATCTCATTAGAAAAATCCATGTCCATCTTGAATAGTCATCAACAACAGTAAGAAAATATCTCATACCATCAAAAGTTTCAACTCTATAAGGTCCCCAAACATCTAAGTGAACCAGCTGGAAAATACTTGTTGATCTACTAGTACTGTTAGGAAAAGGCAGTCTAGTTTGTCTAGCAAGTGGACAAATTTCACAATTATGTAATGCAAATTTACTACCAAACTTATTGAAAATGGGAATCTTCCTGATTACACTCATAGGCACATGACATAATCTTTGGTGCCAAACAGTAGCCTTATCTTCAGCATCTTGTATTGCTGTTAAACATCTCTGAGGCATATCTACTTGTGTATTTACCATGTATAATCCATCCTTTTCTTTACCAGTCACCCTCACCTTCCCAGATGAGAGGTCCTGAAAAACACAGTAATGAGGAAAGAAGGTGACACAACAATTCAAATcttttgtcacttttgaaacaGACATAAGATTGAATTTGAAGTCTGGAATGCATAACACTTGTTTAAGCATGTCACCTTTTTCTATAGGACAACTTCCAATATGAGAAACCTTTGCAGACTCTCCAGTAGGCAACTGAACACTACCTGCATTTTCTATCATTCTTTCACAATGTAAATGCTTAGCATCATTTATCATGTGATGAGTAGCACCAGTATCAACAACCCACTGTATTGAAGCATCCTTAGATAAGTAAGAGTTACCTGCCATATTAGCTGCACAATGTGTATCACCAACTGTTGTTTGATTCAACATTTGAATAAGTTTCTGATGTTGTTGTGGTGTAAACATTGGCATTGGCATTGTCTCAGATGCTGCAGCTTGATGAGACTCCTTTTGAGTAGGTTGTGGAGCATGATGATGGATTGATGATTCTTCATAGACTAGGTTCCCTGCAACAACTGAATCTCTCTTTCCTTTGAACTCTGTAGGATATCCAATAAGCTTGAAACAATCAAGTTTTACATGGCCAGTTTTGTGACAATGATCACACTTCAATAATTTGTTGCAATCACTTCTCATATGTCCCTTCATGTGACAATATTCACAGAAAACATTAGGATTGTATGGCTTCCTATTCCTAGAACTAGACCTTGATGTATACATTGCAGTAGGATTTGAATTTGAACTTTCTGGCATTGATCTACTTAAGTTTGCTGCTAGTTTTTGACTTTCATCTTGACTTATCATGGCATAAACCTGATTAATGCTAGGAAGTTGATGCATCAACAGGATTTGGCTGCGTGCTTGAGCATAACCATCATTAAGTCCCATAAGGAACTGCAACATCCTCTGATATTGAAGATGCTCAAAAAACTCCTTAGATTTAGGACAATTACAAGCTGGTGGTGGCATGATGCTATCATATTCATCCCAAAGATCTTTGAGTCTTGAATAGTATACTGAGATAGAAGACACACCTTGAACAAGTGTGAAGATCTCCTTGTGTAGCTGAAACACACGAGAACTGTTGATCTTGTTGAACCTTTCTCTTAGATCTCCCCAAATCAAATGTGTATCTGAACAGAAAAGAACACCACTGTGTAGATCTTTACTCACATTGCACAGAATCCATGAAACAATAATGGCATTACATCGATCCCACAGTTGAGCCAAACTCCCTGAAAATTGATCTCGTTTTACTGTTCCATCAATGAATCCTACTTTGTTCTTCCCAAGCAAAGCCAACTGCATTGCTTTGCTCCACAAAGTGTAGTTATCTGTTCCTGTGAGCATGATTCCAATGTTGAGTGAGCCTGGTGAATCAGATGGATGCAAGTATAAAGGATGAAGATGATCAATGGTCGTGGATGCCATTGATGTTCCTGTGATTTCCCCTGCTGAATCTCCAGTAGAAACCATCGAATTAACAACTCTATTTCCTTTGTCTACAGATTACAGAACCagtagctctgataccatgtaaagcCTATGGATTCTAACAAGAATCCATGGCCAAATCTCAGCTGAAGCTGCTCAAGAACACGTAGAAGAGAAGCAATTTAGTTGGGAGAGAAAGAAGAACTGCATTAAGCCATAATGCCACACATTACATGAGTTATATACAATCCACTTACTAACAAACTTGTAACTAACTTCTAACAAACTTGTAACTAACTCTTCCTAATTATAATCTAGTGTGTAATCTACACTATAATCTACTATGTACTTCAATACATGTTCAATGTACATCAATGCAATTATTTAACTCTTTTACAANNNNNNNNNNNNNNNNNNNNNNNNNNNNNNNNNNNNNNNNNNNNNNNNNNNNNNNNNNNNNNNNNNNNNNNNNNNNNNNNNNNNNNNNNNNNNNNNNNNNNNNNNNNNNNNNNNNNNNNNNNNNNNNNNNNNNNNNNNNNNNNNNNNNNNNNNNNNNNNNNNNNNNNNNNNNNNNNNNNNNNNNNNNNNNNNNNNNNNNNNNNNNNNNNNNNNNNNNNNNNNNNNNNNNNNNNNNNNNNNNNNNNNNNNNNNNNNNNNNNNNNNNNNNNNNNNNNNNNNNNNNNNNNNNNNNNNNNNNNNNNNNNNNNNNNNNNNNNNNNNNNNNNNNNNNNNNNNNNNNNNNNNNNNNNNNNNNNNNNNNNNNNNNNNNNNNNNNNNNNNNNNNNNNNNNNNNNNNNNNNNNNNNNNNNNNNNNNNNNNNNNNNNNNNNNNNNNNNNNNNNNNNNNNNNNNNNNNNNNNNNNNNNNNNNNNNNNNNNNNNNNNNNNNNNNNNNNNNNNNNNNNNNNNNNNNNNNNNNNNNNNNNNNNNNNNNNNNNNNNNNNNNNNNNNNNNNNNNNNNNNNNNNNNNNNNNNNNNNNNNNNNNNNNNNNNNNNNNNNNNNNNNNNNNNNNNNNNNNNNNNNNNNNNNNNNNNNNNNNNNNNNNNNNNNNNNNNNNNNNNNNNNNNNNNNNNNNNNNNNNNNNNNNNNNNNNNNNNNNNNNNNNNNNNNNNNNNNNNNNNNNNNNNNNNNNNNNNNNNNNNNNNNNNNNNNNNNNNNNNNNNNNNNNNNNNNNNNNNNNNNNNNNNNNNNNNNNNNNNNNNNNNNNNNNNNNNNNNNNNNNNNNNNNNNNNNNNNNNNNNNNNNNNNNNNNNNNNNNNNNNNNNNNNNNNNNNNNNNNNNNNNNNNNNNNNNNNNNNNNNNNNNNNNNNNNNNNNNNNNNNNNNNNNNNNNNNNNNNNNNNNNNNNNNNNNNNNNNNNNNNNNNNNNNNNNNNNNNNNNNNNNNNNNNNNNNNNNNNNNNNNNNNNNNNNNNNNNNNNNNNNNNNNNNNNNNNNNNNNNNNNNNNNNNNNNNNNNNNNNNNNNNNNNNNNNNNNNNNNNNNNNNNNNNNNNNNNNNNNNNNNNNNNNNNNNNNNNNNNNNNNNNNNNNNNNNNNNNNNNNNNNNNNNNNNNNNNNNNNNNNNNNNNNNNNNNNNNNNNNNNNNNNNNNNNNNNNNNNNNNNNNNNNNNNNNNNNNNNNNNNNNNNNNNNNNNNNNNNNNNNNNNNNNNNNNNNNNNNNNNNNNNNNNNNNNNNNNNNNNNNNNNNNNNNNNNNNNNNNNNNNNNNNNNNNNNNNNNNNNNNNNNNNNNNNNNNNNNNNNNNNNNNNNNNNNNNNNNNNNNNNNNNNNNNNNNNNNNNNNNNNNNNNNNNNNNNNNNNNNNNNNNNNNNNNNNNNNNNNNNNNNNNNNNNNNNNNNNNNNNNNNNNNNNNNNNNNNNNNNNNNNNNNNNNNNNNNNNNNNNNNNNNNNNNNNNNNNNNNNNNNNNNNNNNNNNNNNNNNNNNNNNNNNNNNNNNNNNNNNNNNNNNNNNNNNNNNNNNNNNNNNNNNNNNNNNNNNNNNNNNNNNNNNNNNNNNNNNNNNNNNNNNNNNNNNNNNNNNNNNNNNNNNNNNNNNNNNNNNNNNNNNNNNNNNNNNNNNNNNNNNNNNNNNNNNNNNNNNNNNNNNNNNNNNNNNNNNNNNNNNNNNNNNNNNNNNNNNNNNNNNNNNNNNNNNNNNNNNNNNNNNNNNNNNNNNNNNNNNNNNNNNNNNNNNNNNNNNNNNNNNNNNNNNNNNNNNNNNNNNNNNNNNNNNNNNNNNNNNNNNNNNNNNNNNNNNNNNNNNNNNNNNNNNNNNAATTTGTtttaataagtaaataaaaggtAGTAATTACGTTCACATAAAATAATCTTCATTAAGCTTCAAAACTAAAATGCTACATTATAgtattagaaaaagaaatagattatatataataggGTGATAgttatagaaaacaaaataaagtgcAATGACTTACGTATGTGACACTGCCACAACTAACCTAAGGTGGATTAGTTATTTGTCACATGAATAATTTGTACCATATGCTTTTATATTTTGAGATTTGTTTgttctaaaaagaaaaagaaatttgcTAATTTAACACATATAACAGCTCAATAAGCCTAATTAAGTATGTCATTTTATCGTATCAAATTATTACATGCCAACGACAAAAAGAGCTAACATTATTGTTAATTCTAATATCAATAGGAAGATTCTTTTACGCCTTCTGATATGAGTTGTTAAAATTTTGTATcgtattaaattattattttatattaatttttttgatattttataaattatattattaaatgacaaaaaatgatataattattatgtttttatatttctcacgataatacaattttatgaatcgtaaacaattttatatatatcccGTCTTATCGTTATGTTTTTTAACATGACATAAAAGCTTACGGAATTAAAGATTGCTGCATTTTAGTAGTTGATTATCATAATCAATTAAAAGTCAATCAAATTATCATttgattatattgtattattaagTTTATGTTCCGTTATTGAAGGAAACGAAAAATCCTTTTACTTGTATCGAAAAAATACTTGTAtcgaaaaaagaaaattcatttctttattttgttgcagaacaaaatcattttcttaCGAGTGgagacataatatataaataaataaaaaattgacattTAAATACACACCacaatcattatttatttatttaaatttattgttaaaaCACACTTCAAACttaagtaaatatattttaatgaataaataaattttattcgaATTTAATCTCAAAAACTAACtaatagaaaaagaaatgatacatattcatataaagAGATCGCTTATCCAATATTTGATACAAAATTATGGTATATTGacaattttaatacaatgaTAAATACTGATAATCGATAATTGAGATATAAAAACTCGCAAATAATATCagattaataaagaaataatttaaacagTAAGATATATAATGTGAACGCCTATAATTGGTTAGAATTGGCGCTCTTCATAGTCGTCTCCTTCACACGTTTTTCTGAAGGCGGAAGAAAAAAACTTCTCTTCGTCAACTTCTTCGTCAGCAATGGCGGCATTATTCAATTGTTGGCCGGCACTTATCCACTTCTTCTCTATTTTCTCCTTCTTCCTTCTCTTCCCCGTCGCTTTTTCCGACGAGCTTCAAACACTTCTATCCATCAAATCTTCTTTATCAAACCCCACCACAAATGTATTCCAAAATTGGGAACCCAATACTCCTCTCTGTAAGTTCACTGGCATCACATGTAATTCCGATGGGTCAGTCAAAGAAATCGAGCTTTCGAATCAAAAAATTTCTGGGTTTGTTCCTTTTGATAAAATATGTTCACTTACTTCATTGGAAAAGCTCTCTCTGGGTTACAATTCATTTTCTGGACAAGTTACTGATGATTTGAACAAGTGTGTTAGCTTGAATTACTTGGATGTTGGTAATAATGAATTTACTGGGTCTTTTCCTGATGTATCTTCACTCAGTGAGTTAACTCATTTTTATGCAAATAACAGTGGGTTTACAGGAAAATTTCCATGGAATTCTGTGGCGAATATGAGTAATTTGATTGTGCTTAGCCTTGGTGATAATCAGTTTGATCGAACTCCGTTCCCTGAAGTGATTTTGAAGCTTAATAAATTGAATTGGCTTTACTTATCGAGTTGTGGGCTTGAAGGGGAAATTCCTGAAGAAATTGGTAATCTTAAAGAGCTGATTAATTTAGAGCTGTCGATGAATTACCTTACTGGTGAAATTCCTTCAGGAATTACGAAGCTGAAGAAATTATGGCAGCTTGAGTTGTATGAAAACCAGCTGACAGGGAAGTTGCCGGTTGGATTTGGGAATTTGACAAGTCTTGAATATTTTGATGCTTCGACAAATAACCTGTATGGTGATTTGTCGGAAATTCGGAAGTTGAATCAATTGGTTAGTTTGCAGTTATTGCAGAACCAATTTTCAGGGGAAGTACCAGCAGAGTTGGGAGAGTTCAAAAAGCTGGTGAACATCTCTTTGTACACTAACAAATTCACTGGTCAGCTTCCGCAGAAGTTGGGTTCTTGGGGGAATTTTGATTTCATTGATGTATCAGAGAATAGTTTCACTGGTCCAATTCCACCGGACATGTGTAAGATGGGGACGATGAGAGGATTATTGATACTTCAGAACAATTTCACTGGCGGAATCCCTGAAACTTATGCTAGTTGTACATCAATGACGCGGATTCGAGTGAGCAAAAACTCACTCTCCGGTGTGATTCCTGCCGGAATTTGGGGGCTACCGAAGCTCGAAATCCTTGATGTTGCAATGAATGAGTTTGAAGGTACAATTACTTCTGATATTGGAAATGCAAAAACTTTAGGTGAAATTGATGCAGCTAATAACAGATTCTCTGGTGAATTGccttttaatatttcaaatgcTTCTTCCTTAGTGAAAATTGATTTAAGTAACAATCAGTTTTCTGGTGAAATTCCGGGATCAATTGGGGAGCTTAAGAAGATTGGTAATCTTAATTTACAGTACAACAAGTTTTCTGGTTCAATACCATATTCGTTAGGCTCTTGTGTTTCACTAAGCGACATTAACATGGCTAACAATTTGCTTAGTGGCTCTATTCCGGTTTCGTTAGGATCATTACCGACTTTAACTTCATTAAACTTGTCGGAGAATCAGCTTTCAGGGCAAATTCCGAAGAGTTTATCAAATCTTAAGTTAAATCTTCTTGATTTTTCCAACAATCAGTTGACTGGAGAAATACCAAATTCTCTATCAATTGATGCTTATAAGGGTagcttttctgggaataatggtCTTTGTAGCCAAAACCTTAAGAACTTCCGTCGATGTTATGGTGAAGCTGGAAAGCCTAGAGAATGGTACACTCTTTTGATCTGTTTATTGGTGGCTGTGATTGTGGTGCTCGTTTCATTTGCGGGTTATTtgttcttgaagaagaagagttcTAAGGAACATGAGAGGTCTTTGAAGCAAAATTCTTGGAATACGAAGTCATTCCATATATTGACCTTCACAGAGGATGATATTCTTGATGGAATCAAACACGATAATTTGATTGGAAAAGGTGGTTCTGGTAGTGTATACAGAGTGCAGCTTTCAGATGGAACAGATTTCGCGGTGAAACATATTTGGACTTCTGATTCAGGAAACAGGAAAATATCAGGAACAACATCACCAATTTTGGGAAAACCAGGGAAGAAATCGAAGGAATTTGAGGCTGAGGTTGAAACACTGAGCTCAATTCGACATGTGAATGTGGTGAAATTGTACTGTAGCATAACGAGTGATGACTCGAGCTTGTTGGTGTATGAATATATGCCAAATGGGAGCTTGTGGGATCGATTGCATACCTGCAAAAAGATGTCACTTGATTGGGAGACGAGGTACGAGATAGCTCTTGGTGCAGCCAAAGGACTGGAGTATTTACACCATGGTTGTGATAAGCCAGTGATTCATAGAGATGTTAAATCAAGTAACATCTTGTTGGATGAGTTTTGCAAGCCACGTATCGCCGACTTTGGTCTTGCTAAGATTGCTCAAGCTGATTCAACCAAAGATACAACTCATGTCATAGCTGGAACACATGGATATATTGCTCCTGGTAAGAAGCTCATTGTAAATGATTTCATACGTAGAGTTTGAGTATATCTACTTAACACTAACCATGTATTCATTTTTCAACATAGGTAAAATTGACTTACGAAATAGGCAACTCCCCATATCAAGCAATATCGTATCTTGAAAGATATAGTGAAACTTGCTATAAACAGTTGGCTCACTATGTTGCTCGGGTCCTTCAAAAATGTCGCTGCACCCGTGTTGGTTCCCTAAAAAATAGCACATTCTTGGAGGATTTGACATGAGTGTGACAGCATTTTTGAAGGATCCGAGCAATAGCTGAATTGCAGtaataagagtgtaaaacactaTTAGTGTTATTTATTTAGATCCTATCTTGATTATCTATTCATTTGGTCATAGCGAGTGTCTCATTTCTGGCATCCTTTTTGaacttatttgaattgaattggtGTTGCAGAATATGGATACACACACAAAGTGAATGAAAAAAGTGATGTATATAGTTTCGGAGTTGTATTGATGGAGCTTATATCTGGGAAAAGGCCAATAGAATCCGAATACGGGGAGAATGGCAACATAGTTACATGGGTGAGCAGCAAATTGAAGAGCAAGGAAAGTGTATTAAGCATAGTGGATTCAAGCATTCCTGAAGCTTTCAAGGAAGATGCAATCgaagtcttgaggattgctATTGTATGCACATCTAGGCTTCCCACACTAAGGCCAACAATGAGAAATGTAGTCAAAATGCTGGAAAATGCAGAACCTTGCAGATTAGTTGGGATAATTGTAAGCAAAGATGATGGTAGTAACAGGACAGAACAATTGAAGGATCACACCAAGATGTAGCCTTTCTTCATTTCACTCTTCAACCTGATCTCTGTCCTCCATGGAACGTCGAATCTTGTAGCAGTATGTAAAGTTTTGAAGATGGCCTCTTGGCCTTGTAACATATAGTAGAGGCTAGATTCATGTTATTATATTGAATTAGATTGGAATTTAGAGATGCATGGCATAAGTGCTATAAGATGTAATATTACTTGTATGAGCTAAATAAAAATGGCTAAGTTATTCATATCCCTTCTCAACCCTACAATTCTTGCTTTGTTTCCATAAGAAACATGTAAGTTATACTTATCTACGTCCAACTTTACTATTTATATCAAACCAATAAATACATGACATATGTCTGCATATccattttaccaaaaaaaaaaaaggtttggcCCCATTCGAATCATGATAGAAATAGGAAAACTTTCCTCGTTTGGTTTGGCTAATTAATAGACGTGAGTTAGAAAATAGTTACGTCTTTCTTGTCATGTCTATATATTCCAATAGAGAAAACTTGAGAATATTAACACGTAAATAGATTAagtttgatgaatatatatagTAAGTAACATTCTTTTGAGTAAAGTGTAGAGAAGTGNNNNNNNNNNNNNNNNNNNNNNNNNNNNNNNNNNNNNNNNNNNNNNNNNNNNNNNNNNNNNNNNNNNNNNNNNNNNNNNNNNNNNNNNNNNNNNNNNNNNNNNNNNNNNNNNNNNNNNNNNNNNNNNNNNNNNNNNNNNNNNNNNNNNNNNNNNNNNNNNNNNNNNNNNNN is a genomic window containing:
- the LOC107004758 gene encoding receptor-like protein kinase 7 isoform X2 → MAALFNCWPALIHFFSIFSFFLLFPVAFSDELQTLLSIKSSLSNPTTNVFQNWEPNTPLCKFTGITCNSDGSVKEIELSNQKISGFVPFDKICSLTSLEKLSLGYNSFSGQVTDDLNKCVSLNYLDVGNNEFTGSFPDVSSLSELTHFYANNSGFTGKFPWNSVANMSNLIVLSLGDNQFDRTPFPEVILKLNKLNWLYLSSCGLEGEIPEEIGNLKELINLELSMNYLTGEIPSGITKLKKLWQLELYENQLTGKLPVGFGNLTSLEYFDASTNNLYGDLSEIRKLNQLVSLQLLQNQFSGEVPAELGEFKKLVNISLYTNKFTGQLPQKLGSWGNFDFIDVSENSFTGPIPPDMCKMGTMRGLLILQNNFTGGIPETYASCTSMTRIRVSKNSLSGVIPAGIWGLPKLEILDVAMNEFEGTITSDIGNAKTLGEIDAANNRFSGELPFNISNASSLVKIDLSNNQFSGEIPGSIGELKKIGNLNLQYNKFSGSIPYSLGSCVSLSDINMANNLLSGSIPVSLGSLPTLTSLNLSENQLSGQIPKSLSNLKLNLLDFSNNQLTGEIPNSLSIDAYKGSFSGNNGLCSQNLKNFRRCYGEAGKPREWYTLLICLLVAVIVVLVSFAGYLFLKKKSSKEHERSLKQNSWNTKSFHILTFTEDDILDGIKHDNLIGKGGSGSVYRVQLSDGTDFAVKHIWTSDSGNRKISGTTSPILGKPGKKSKEFEAEVETLSSIRHVNVVKLYCSITSDDSSLLVYEYMPNGSLWDRLHTCKKMSLDWETRYEIALGAAKGLEYLHHGCDKPVIHRDVKSSNILLDEFCKPRIADFGLAKIAQADSTKDTTHVIAGTHGYIAPGKIDLRNRQLPISSNIVS
- the LOC107004758 gene encoding receptor-like protein kinase 7 isoform X1, which encodes MAALFNCWPALIHFFSIFSFFLLFPVAFSDELQTLLSIKSSLSNPTTNVFQNWEPNTPLCKFTGITCNSDGSVKEIELSNQKISGFVPFDKICSLTSLEKLSLGYNSFSGQVTDDLNKCVSLNYLDVGNNEFTGSFPDVSSLSELTHFYANNSGFTGKFPWNSVANMSNLIVLSLGDNQFDRTPFPEVILKLNKLNWLYLSSCGLEGEIPEEIGNLKELINLELSMNYLTGEIPSGITKLKKLWQLELYENQLTGKLPVGFGNLTSLEYFDASTNNLYGDLSEIRKLNQLVSLQLLQNQFSGEVPAELGEFKKLVNISLYTNKFTGQLPQKLGSWGNFDFIDVSENSFTGPIPPDMCKMGTMRGLLILQNNFTGGIPETYASCTSMTRIRVSKNSLSGVIPAGIWGLPKLEILDVAMNEFEGTITSDIGNAKTLGEIDAANNRFSGELPFNISNASSLVKIDLSNNQFSGEIPGSIGELKKIGNLNLQYNKFSGSIPYSLGSCVSLSDINMANNLLSGSIPVSLGSLPTLTSLNLSENQLSGQIPKSLSNLKLNLLDFSNNQLTGEIPNSLSIDAYKGSFSGNNGLCSQNLKNFRRCYGEAGKPREWYTLLICLLVAVIVVLVSFAGYLFLKKKSSKEHERSLKQNSWNTKSFHILTFTEDDILDGIKHDNLIGKGGSGSVYRVQLSDGTDFAVKHIWTSDSGNRKISGTTSPILGKPGKKSKEFEAEVETLSSIRHVNVVKLYCSITSDDSSLLVYEYMPNGSLWDRLHTCKKMSLDWETRYEIALGAAKGLEYLHHGCDKPVIHRDVKSSNILLDEFCKPRIADFGLAKIAQADSTKDTTHVIAGTHGYIAPEYGYTHKVNEKSDVYSFGVVLMELISGKRPIESEYGENGNIVTWVSSKLKSKESVLSIVDSSIPEAFKEDAIEVLRIAIVCTSRLPTLRPTMRNVVKMLENAEPCRLVGIIVSKDDGSNRTEQLKDHTKM